One segment of Cynocephalus volans isolate mCynVol1 chromosome 8, mCynVol1.pri, whole genome shotgun sequence DNA contains the following:
- the CC2D1B gene encoding coiled-coil and C2 domain-containing protein 1B isoform X1, giving the protein MPGPRPRKAPQASGQGVAAAKQLGLFVEFSPEDMLLGMDETEDDGDLEAELLTLTGEAGTTGRKPALKGQAPLPMAHIEKLAADCMQDVEEEEEEEEQLEEDADLLTELQEVLGADEEAGPLDGDEAASPGVSEKEKGQENIDSPVQTALLTASVPVIQAGGPWGLQALLEERIHNYQEAAASAKEAGEAAKARRCERGLKTLESQLAAVRKGRKINEDEIPPPVALGKRPLASQETADRSPEAEPPAPPAMESDPDPRDLLLVRQREYKVAALSAKRAGDLDRAQELMRIGKRFGAVLEALEKGQPVDLSAMPPAPEDLKPLPQASKAPTAPSVILPAVERVQPVMAFDIPATPVAPTEPQTVLDALQQRLNKYREAGTQARGSGDERKARMHERIAKQYQDAIRAHRAGLKVDFAALPVPPGFPPIPGLEPTVGTEDDAVAVTLAAAQKLVSSEDTVLADEDQDEDEGEPPAQAPEAKKPVQPLVPSSRPLTEPKALSSKESLSPSVREQLALLEARKLQYQRAALQAKRGQDLEQAKAHLRVAKCLEAQITQARAGRPVDLSKVPSPLTDEEGDFILIHHEDLRHCQKADEVYAQLQKMLMEQHEKCLLFSKQFMHQGNVAETTRFEKLAQDRKKQLEILQLAQAQGLDPPSHHFELKTFQTVRIFSELNSTEMHLIIVQGMNLPAPPGVTPDDLDAFVRFEFHYPNSDQAQKSKTAVVKNTNSPEFDQLFKLNINRNHRGFRRVIQSKGIKFEIFHKGSFFRSDKLVGTAHLKLERLENECEIREIVEVLDGRKPTGGKLEVKVRLREPLSGQDVQMVTENWLVLEPRGL; this is encoded by the exons cccccctGCCCATGGCTCACATTGAGAAGTTGGCGGCAGACTGTATGCAGgatgtggaggaggaggaggaggaggaagaacagCTGGAGGAGGATGCAGACCTACTG ACTGAGCTGCAGGAGGTCCTGGGTGCAGATGAGGAGGCTGGGCCCCTGGATGGCGATGAGGCAGCTAGCCCAGGCGTCTCTGAGAAGGAGAAGGGACAGGAAAACATTGACTCTCCAGTGCAGACAGCCCTCCTAACGGCTTCAGTCCCAGTGATTCAG GCTGGAGGGCCTTGGGGGCTGCAGGCTTTGCTGGAGGAACGGATCCACAACTACCAGGAGGCTGCGGCCAGTGCCAAGGAGGCAGGTGAAGCAGCCAAAGCCAGGCGCTGTGAGCGTGGCCTGAAG ACTCTGGAGTCCCAGCTAGCCGCTGTAAGGAAAGGCAGGAAGATCAATGAGGATGAGATACCACCTCCAGTGGCCTTGGGCAAGAGGCCCCTGGCCTCCCAGGAAACAGCCGACAGGAGCCCTGAGGCAGAACCCCCTGCTCCCCCTGCCATGGAGTCAG ACCCAGACCCACGGGACCTGTTGCTGGTCAGACAGAGAGAGTACAAAGTGGCTGCCCTCAGTGCCAAGCGGGCTGGAGATCTGGACCGTGCGCAAGAGCTCATGAGGATTGGGAAG AGATTTGGTGCTGTCCTGGAGGCCCTGGAAAAGGGGCAGCCTGTGGACCTGAGTGCCATGCCCCCGGCACCTGAAG ATCTGAAGCCCCTTCCACAGGCTTCGAAGGCCCCCACAGCACCCTCAGTTATACTCCCAGCAGTGGAGCGAGTGCAGCCAGTGATGGCCTTTGACATCCCAGCAACCCCAG TGGCCCCGACAGAGCCACAGACGGTGCTGGATGCCCTGCAGCAGAGGTTGAACAAGTACCGTGAGGCGGGCACCCAGGCCCGGGGCAGTGGGGATGAGCGCAAGGCCCGGATGCATGAGCGCATTGCCAAG CAATATCAAGATGCTATTCGAGCACACCGAGCAGGACTGAAAGTTGACTTTGCTGCGTTGCCAGTGCCTCCAG gaTTTCCCCCCATCCCTGGCTTGGAACCCACTGTGGGCACCGAGGATGATGCAGTGGCTGTGACTTTGGCAGCTGCCCAGAAACTAGTCTCCTCAGAGGATACAGTCCTGGCAGATGAAGACCAGGATGAGGATGAG GGTGAGCCCCCAGCACAGGCCCCAGAGGCCAAGAAGCCGGTGCAGCCTCTGGTCCCTTCATCCCGGCCCCTGACTGAGCCCAAGGCCTTGAGTTCTAAGGAGTCACTGAGTCCATCTG TGCGGGAGCAGCTGGCACTGCTAGAAGCACGGAAACTACAGTACCAGCGGGCAGCCCTGCAGGCCAAACGGGGCCAGGACCTGGAGCAGGCCAAAGCCCATCTGCGGGTAGCTAAATGTCTTGAGGCTCAGATCACCCAGGCCCGAGCTGGCCGACCTGTTGACCTTTCCAAG GTGCCTTCACCTTTAACGGATGAGGAGGGTGACTTCATCCTCATCCACCATGAAGACCTACGACACTGCCAGAAGGCTGATGAGGTGTATGCCCAGTTACAAAAAATGCTTATGGAGCAACATGAG AAGTGCCTGCTGTTCTCCAAGCAGTTCATGCACCAGGGCAATGTGGCTGAGACTACCCG GTTTGAGAAGCTTGCTCAGGACCGCAAGAAACAGCTTGAGATCCTACAGCTGGCCCAGGCCCAGGGCCTCGACCCTCCCAGCCACCACTTTGAGTTGAAGACATTCCAGACTGTGAG GATCTTCTCAGAACTCAACAGCACAGAAATGCATCTGATCATTGTCCAGGGAATGAACCTGCCAGCCCCTCCAG GGGTGACCCCCGATGACTTGGATGCTTTTGTGCGGTTTGAATTTCACTACCCTAACTCG GACCAGgctcaaaaaagcaaaacagctGTGGTGAAGAACACAAACTCTCCAG AATTTGATCAACTCTTCAAACTAAACATCAACCGAAATCACCGGGGCTTCAGAAGGGTGATTCAAAGCAAAGGAATCAAGTTTGAAATCTTCCACAAAGG ATCCTTCTTCAGAAGTGACAAGCTTGTTGGCACAGCACACCTGAAACTGGAGCGGCTGGAGAATGAGTGTGAGATCAGAGAGATTGTGGAG GTGCTGGACGGCAGGAAGCCAACTGGGGGGAAGCTGGAGGTGAAGGTGAGACTGCGGGAGCCTCTGAGCGGCCAGGACGTGCAGATGGTCACCGAGAACTGGCTGGTCCTTGAGCCCAGGGGCCTGTGA
- the CC2D1B gene encoding coiled-coil and C2 domain-containing protein 1B isoform X2, which produces MPGPRPRKAPQASGQGVAAAKQLGLFVEFSPEDMLLGMDETEDDGDLEAELLTLTGEAGTTGRKPALKGQAPLPMAHIEKLAADCMQDVEEEEEEEEQLEEDADLLTELQEVLGADEEAGPLDGDEAASPGVSEKEKGQENIDSPVQTALLTASVPVIQAGGPWGLQALLEERIHNYQEAAASAKEAGEAAKARRCERGLKTLESQLAAVRKGRKINEDEIPPPVALGKRPLASQETADRSPEAEPPAPPAMESDPDPRDLLLVRQREYKVAALSAKRAGDLDRAQELMRIGKRFGAVLEALEKGQPVDLSAMPPAPEDLKPLPQASKAPTAPSVILPAVERVQPVMAFDIPATPVAPTEPQTVLDALQQRLNKYREAGTQARGSGDERKARMHERIAKQYQDAIRAHRAGLKVDFAALPVPPGFPPIPGLEPTVGTEDDAVAVTLAAAQKLVSSEDTVLADEDQDEDEGEPPAQAPEAKKPVQPLVPSSRPLTEPKALSSKESLSPSVREQLALLEARKLQYQRAALQAKRGQDLEQAKAHLRVAKCLEAQITQARAGRPVDLSKKCLLFSKQFMHQGNVAETTRFEKLAQDRKKQLEILQLAQAQGLDPPSHHFELKTFQTVRIFSELNSTEMHLIIVQGMNLPAPPGVTPDDLDAFVRFEFHYPNSDQAQKSKTAVVKNTNSPEFDQLFKLNINRNHRGFRRVIQSKGIKFEIFHKGSFFRSDKLVGTAHLKLERLENECEIREIVEVLDGRKPTGGKLEVKVRLREPLSGQDVQMVTENWLVLEPRGL; this is translated from the exons cccccctGCCCATGGCTCACATTGAGAAGTTGGCGGCAGACTGTATGCAGgatgtggaggaggaggaggaggaggaagaacagCTGGAGGAGGATGCAGACCTACTG ACTGAGCTGCAGGAGGTCCTGGGTGCAGATGAGGAGGCTGGGCCCCTGGATGGCGATGAGGCAGCTAGCCCAGGCGTCTCTGAGAAGGAGAAGGGACAGGAAAACATTGACTCTCCAGTGCAGACAGCCCTCCTAACGGCTTCAGTCCCAGTGATTCAG GCTGGAGGGCCTTGGGGGCTGCAGGCTTTGCTGGAGGAACGGATCCACAACTACCAGGAGGCTGCGGCCAGTGCCAAGGAGGCAGGTGAAGCAGCCAAAGCCAGGCGCTGTGAGCGTGGCCTGAAG ACTCTGGAGTCCCAGCTAGCCGCTGTAAGGAAAGGCAGGAAGATCAATGAGGATGAGATACCACCTCCAGTGGCCTTGGGCAAGAGGCCCCTGGCCTCCCAGGAAACAGCCGACAGGAGCCCTGAGGCAGAACCCCCTGCTCCCCCTGCCATGGAGTCAG ACCCAGACCCACGGGACCTGTTGCTGGTCAGACAGAGAGAGTACAAAGTGGCTGCCCTCAGTGCCAAGCGGGCTGGAGATCTGGACCGTGCGCAAGAGCTCATGAGGATTGGGAAG AGATTTGGTGCTGTCCTGGAGGCCCTGGAAAAGGGGCAGCCTGTGGACCTGAGTGCCATGCCCCCGGCACCTGAAG ATCTGAAGCCCCTTCCACAGGCTTCGAAGGCCCCCACAGCACCCTCAGTTATACTCCCAGCAGTGGAGCGAGTGCAGCCAGTGATGGCCTTTGACATCCCAGCAACCCCAG TGGCCCCGACAGAGCCACAGACGGTGCTGGATGCCCTGCAGCAGAGGTTGAACAAGTACCGTGAGGCGGGCACCCAGGCCCGGGGCAGTGGGGATGAGCGCAAGGCCCGGATGCATGAGCGCATTGCCAAG CAATATCAAGATGCTATTCGAGCACACCGAGCAGGACTGAAAGTTGACTTTGCTGCGTTGCCAGTGCCTCCAG gaTTTCCCCCCATCCCTGGCTTGGAACCCACTGTGGGCACCGAGGATGATGCAGTGGCTGTGACTTTGGCAGCTGCCCAGAAACTAGTCTCCTCAGAGGATACAGTCCTGGCAGATGAAGACCAGGATGAGGATGAG GGTGAGCCCCCAGCACAGGCCCCAGAGGCCAAGAAGCCGGTGCAGCCTCTGGTCCCTTCATCCCGGCCCCTGACTGAGCCCAAGGCCTTGAGTTCTAAGGAGTCACTGAGTCCATCTG TGCGGGAGCAGCTGGCACTGCTAGAAGCACGGAAACTACAGTACCAGCGGGCAGCCCTGCAGGCCAAACGGGGCCAGGACCTGGAGCAGGCCAAAGCCCATCTGCGGGTAGCTAAATGTCTTGAGGCTCAGATCACCCAGGCCCGAGCTGGCCGACCTGTTGACCTTTCCAAG AAGTGCCTGCTGTTCTCCAAGCAGTTCATGCACCAGGGCAATGTGGCTGAGACTACCCG GTTTGAGAAGCTTGCTCAGGACCGCAAGAAACAGCTTGAGATCCTACAGCTGGCCCAGGCCCAGGGCCTCGACCCTCCCAGCCACCACTTTGAGTTGAAGACATTCCAGACTGTGAG GATCTTCTCAGAACTCAACAGCACAGAAATGCATCTGATCATTGTCCAGGGAATGAACCTGCCAGCCCCTCCAG GGGTGACCCCCGATGACTTGGATGCTTTTGTGCGGTTTGAATTTCACTACCCTAACTCG GACCAGgctcaaaaaagcaaaacagctGTGGTGAAGAACACAAACTCTCCAG AATTTGATCAACTCTTCAAACTAAACATCAACCGAAATCACCGGGGCTTCAGAAGGGTGATTCAAAGCAAAGGAATCAAGTTTGAAATCTTCCACAAAGG ATCCTTCTTCAGAAGTGACAAGCTTGTTGGCACAGCACACCTGAAACTGGAGCGGCTGGAGAATGAGTGTGAGATCAGAGAGATTGTGGAG GTGCTGGACGGCAGGAAGCCAACTGGGGGGAAGCTGGAGGTGAAGGTGAGACTGCGGGAGCCTCTGAGCGGCCAGGACGTGCAGATGGTCACCGAGAACTGGCTGGTCCTTGAGCCCAGGGGCCTGTGA